A part of Nocardioides sp. WS12 genomic DNA contains:
- a CDS encoding 1-deoxy-D-xylulose-5-phosphate reductoisomerase — translation MDQGVKDVVILGSTGSIGTQALDLVRANPDRFRVVGLTAGGSNPDLFEKQVAEFSPRFHGLGEEASVDAAQETCDVVLNGITGAVGLRPTLAALDAGTTLALANKESLVMGGPLVLERARPGQIVPVDSEHSALAQCLRVSTGSTNGYHDVRRLVLTASGGPFRGRTRDQLTSVTPEEAGNHPTWDMGPVITINSATLVNKGLEVIEAHLLFGIPYDRIEVVVHPTSVVHSMVEFVDGSTLVQASPPTMLIPIALGLSWPDRVPDSAPAVDWTKPETWEFFPLDNDAFPAVALARAAGARGATVPAVYNAANEVAVEAFRTGRLPFTGIVDVVASAVAAHDVPSGEQLSLDDILAADAWARDAAARSIAAS, via the coding sequence ATGGACCAGGGTGTGAAGGACGTCGTCATCCTCGGGTCGACGGGATCCATCGGTACCCAGGCCCTGGACCTCGTCCGGGCCAACCCGGACCGGTTCCGTGTCGTCGGACTGACTGCGGGCGGCAGCAACCCCGACCTGTTCGAGAAGCAGGTCGCGGAGTTCTCTCCGCGCTTCCACGGGCTGGGCGAGGAGGCGAGCGTCGACGCCGCGCAGGAGACCTGCGATGTCGTCCTCAACGGCATCACCGGTGCCGTCGGGCTGCGCCCCACCCTGGCCGCTCTCGACGCCGGCACCACGCTCGCGCTGGCCAACAAGGAGTCGCTCGTCATGGGCGGCCCGTTGGTGCTGGAGCGCGCCAGGCCGGGCCAGATCGTGCCCGTCGACTCCGAGCACAGCGCGCTCGCGCAGTGCCTGCGGGTCTCGACAGGCTCGACCAACGGCTACCACGACGTACGACGACTGGTGCTCACTGCCAGCGGCGGACCCTTCCGCGGGCGGACCCGCGACCAGCTCACGTCGGTCACGCCGGAGGAAGCCGGGAACCACCCGACCTGGGACATGGGTCCGGTGATCACCATCAACTCCGCGACCCTGGTCAACAAGGGCCTCGAGGTGATCGAGGCGCACCTGCTCTTCGGCATTCCGTACGACCGGATCGAGGTCGTGGTGCACCCGACGAGCGTCGTGCACTCGATGGTGGAATTCGTCGACGGCTCGACCCTGGTCCAGGCCAGCCCGCCGACGATGCTGATCCCGATCGCCCTCGGCCTGTCCTGGCCGGACCGGGTGCCGGACTCCGCGCCCGCCGTCGACTGGACGAAGCCGGAGACGTGGGAGTTCTTCCCGCTCGACAACGACGCGTTCCCGGCCGTCGCGCTGGCCCGCGCCGCGGGAGCCCGCGGCGCCACCGTGCCGGCGGTCTACAACGCCGCCAACGAGGTCGCCGTCGAGGCGTTCCGCACCGGCCGGTTGCCGTTCACCGGGATCGTTGACGTGGTCGCCAGCGCGGTAGCCGCGCACGACGTACCCTCGGGTGAGCAGCTTTCCCTCGATGACATCCTCGCGGCCGACGCGTGGGCGCGGGACGCCGCAGCCCGATCCATCGCCGCTTCCTGA
- a CDS encoding site-2 protease family protein yields MTSSRPTRGRGTPQPDPSPLPDRKDLIARMTVLLYTLGVLIFFTAILASIGLHELGHMIPAKKFGGKVTQYFIGFGPTVWSKQVGETEYGVKAIPLGGYVKIVGMLPPAAADLADEVEVDADGNEVFKVRKSNTGMFTQLISDARAAEWELVGPEDHDRLFYRFPWWKKVIVMAGGPSVNIVIAFLIFAGVFATYGNGSDNVVETTVDEVHACVVPPSEDGRACTAEEVQTSPTPAYAAGIQKGDRIVSFNGARVTDWDQMQGLVRANKGDKATIVIERDGVEQTITTNTTVTPRFLKSGDTETQEVGFLGVSPESHARTGGVFYTIGQMGHMTVDVAKSLATLPEKVWGVAKAIVGVEERDPLGPVSIVGGGRLAGEVASHDEINVQDKTVSLLMLIAGFNFFIGMFNFVPLLPLDGGHIASALWEGIRRGWAKVFGRPDPGYVDAAKLLPIAYVVASALLVMGVVLIVGDLVVPLHLES; encoded by the coding sequence ATGACATCCTCGCGGCCGACGCGTGGGCGCGGGACGCCGCAGCCCGATCCATCGCCGCTTCCTGACCGCAAGGACCTGATCGCCCGCATGACCGTTCTGCTCTACACCCTCGGCGTCCTGATCTTCTTCACTGCGATCTTGGCGTCCATCGGCCTGCACGAACTCGGGCACATGATCCCGGCGAAGAAGTTCGGCGGGAAGGTCACCCAGTACTTCATCGGCTTCGGGCCGACGGTGTGGAGCAAGCAGGTCGGCGAGACCGAGTACGGCGTCAAGGCGATCCCGCTCGGTGGCTACGTCAAGATCGTCGGGATGCTGCCCCCGGCTGCGGCCGACCTTGCCGACGAGGTCGAGGTGGACGCCGACGGCAACGAGGTGTTCAAGGTCCGCAAGTCCAACACCGGCATGTTCACCCAGCTGATCTCGGACGCCCGTGCAGCCGAGTGGGAGCTGGTCGGTCCGGAGGACCACGACCGCCTCTTCTACCGCTTCCCGTGGTGGAAGAAGGTCATCGTGATGGCCGGTGGTCCGAGCGTGAACATCGTGATCGCGTTCCTGATCTTCGCCGGGGTGTTCGCCACCTACGGCAACGGGAGCGACAACGTCGTGGAGACGACCGTCGACGAAGTCCACGCCTGCGTGGTTCCGCCGTCCGAGGACGGGCGGGCCTGCACCGCCGAGGAGGTCCAGACCTCCCCGACGCCGGCCTACGCGGCGGGAATCCAGAAGGGCGACCGGATCGTCTCCTTCAACGGCGCCCGGGTCACCGACTGGGACCAGATGCAGGGCCTCGTCCGGGCCAACAAGGGCGACAAGGCGACGATCGTCATCGAACGCGACGGCGTCGAGCAGACGATCACCACCAACACGACGGTGACGCCCCGTTTCCTCAAGTCCGGTGACACCGAGACCCAGGAAGTGGGCTTCCTCGGCGTCAGCCCTGAAAGCCACGCACGTACGGGCGGTGTCTTCTACACGATCGGCCAGATGGGCCACATGACGGTCGACGTGGCCAAGTCGCTCGCCACCCTGCCCGAGAAGGTGTGGGGCGTGGCGAAGGCGATCGTCGGGGTCGAGGAGCGTGATCCGCTCGGCCCGGTCAGCATCGTCGGCGGCGGCCGTCTCGCCGGTGAGGTCGCGTCCCACGACGAGATCAACGTCCAGGACAAGACGGTGTCGTTGCTGATGCTGATCGCCGGCTTCAACTTCTTCATCGGCATGTTCAACTTCGTGCCGCTGCTGCCCCTCGACGGCGGTCACATCGCCAGTGCGCTGTGGGAGGGAATCCGCCGCGGCTGGGCGAAGGTCTTCGGGCGCCCCGACCCCGGCTACGTCGACGCGGCCAAACTTCTCCCCATTGCGTACGTCGTCGCGAGCGCC
- a CDS encoding acetyl-CoA C-acetyltransferase, which translates to MSDNPTVIVAGARTPIGRLLGGLKSFSAADLAGVAIKGALEKSGVSPDQVDYLILGQVLQAGAGQNPARSAGIAGGLPLSVPSITINKVCLSGINAIAQADQLIRSGEAEIVLAGGMESMTNAPHLLPKSREGFKYGDVALVDSMAYDALYDQTTTQAMGNLTEAVNAERDNPLSREEQDEFSARSHQLAAAGQKNGVFDDEIVPVSIPQRKGDPVVISADEGVRGDTTAESLSGLRPAFSKTGTITAGSASQISDGAAVVVVTSKNKAQELGLPILAEIVSHGQVAGPDSTLQLQPANATQKALDKAGLTVADLDLVEFNEAFAAVGIESARALGIPEEKVNVNGGAIAIGHPLGASGARITLHLALELQRRGGGVGAAALCGGGGQGDALVIRVPSA; encoded by the coding sequence ATGTCCGACAACCCCACCGTCATCGTCGCCGGGGCACGTACCCCGATCGGCCGCCTGCTCGGAGGGCTCAAGTCCTTCTCTGCTGCCGACCTCGCGGGCGTCGCCATCAAGGGCGCGCTGGAGAAGTCGGGCGTCTCGCCAGACCAGGTCGACTACCTCATCCTCGGCCAGGTTCTCCAGGCCGGTGCGGGCCAGAACCCCGCCCGCAGCGCCGGTATCGCCGGTGGCCTGCCGCTGAGCGTCCCGTCGATCACGATCAACAAGGTCTGCCTCTCGGGCATCAACGCGATCGCGCAGGCCGACCAGCTGATCCGCTCCGGTGAGGCCGAGATCGTCCTCGCCGGTGGCATGGAGTCGATGACCAACGCTCCGCACCTGCTCCCCAAGAGCCGTGAGGGCTTCAAGTACGGCGACGTCGCGCTCGTCGACTCGATGGCCTACGACGCGCTCTACGACCAGACCACCACCCAGGCGATGGGCAACCTCACCGAGGCCGTCAACGCCGAGCGTGACAACCCGCTGAGCCGCGAGGAGCAGGACGAGTTCTCGGCCCGTTCGCACCAGCTCGCCGCTGCTGGTCAGAAGAACGGCGTCTTCGACGACGAGATCGTTCCCGTGAGCATCCCGCAGCGCAAGGGTGACCCGGTCGTCATCAGCGCCGACGAGGGCGTGCGTGGCGACACCACGGCCGAGTCGCTCTCGGGCCTGCGTCCCGCGTTCTCCAAGACCGGCACGATCACCGCTGGCTCCGCCTCGCAGATCTCCGACGGTGCCGCCGTCGTCGTCGTGACGAGCAAGAACAAGGCCCAGGAGCTCGGCCTGCCGATCCTTGCCGAGATCGTCAGCCACGGCCAGGTCGCCGGCCCCGACTCCACCCTCCAGCTGCAGCCGGCCAACGCGACGCAGAAGGCCCTCGACAAGGCCGGCCTGACCGTTGCCGACCTCGACCTGGTCGAGTTCAACGAGGCGTTCGCCGCTGTCGGCATCGAGTCGGCTCGCGCCCTCGGCATTCCGGAGGAGAAGGTGAACGTCAACGGCGGCGCCATCGCCATCGGTCACCCGCTGGGTGCCTCGGGCGCCCGCATCACCCTCCACCTCGCGCTCGAGCTCCAGCGCCGCGGTGGCGGCGTCGGTGCCGCGGCGCTGTGTGGCGGTGGCGGTCAGGGTGACGCCCTCGTCATCCGGGTCCCCTCTGCCTGA
- the meaB gene encoding methylmalonyl Co-A mutase-associated GTPase MeaB, translating into MPDVGIQGGRRGVTAAAVPALVEKAREGDPRSVGRLVSLVEDESPLLPELTRVLSPYAGHARIIGLTGSPGVGKSTSTNALIGELRKRDQRVAVLAVDPSSPFSGGALLGDRIRMGDHVLDPGVFIRSMAARGHLGGLAWTTPQALRVLDAAGFDVVLVETVGVGQSEVEVAGQADTTIVLLAPGMGDGIQAAKAGILEIGDVYVVNKADREGAEKVRRDLRSMLGLAERRDGAWQPPVLKTTASTGDGVVEVVDAIEQHGDWLRESGELQRRRVRRARNEIETLALTALRRRWGTVGEGDRLDELAKAVVAGETDPYAAADSLL; encoded by the coding sequence TTGCCTGACGTAGGCATTCAGGGCGGCCGCCGCGGTGTCACCGCGGCGGCCGTTCCTGCATTGGTGGAGAAGGCCCGCGAAGGCGATCCGCGGTCGGTCGGCCGGCTGGTGTCGCTCGTCGAGGACGAATCGCCGCTGCTGCCGGAGCTGACCAGGGTCCTCTCGCCGTACGCCGGGCACGCCCGGATCATCGGCCTCACCGGCTCGCCCGGCGTCGGCAAGTCGACGTCCACCAACGCGCTGATCGGTGAACTGCGCAAGCGCGACCAGCGGGTCGCCGTACTCGCTGTGGATCCGTCGTCGCCGTTCTCCGGCGGGGCGCTGCTCGGCGACCGGATCCGGATGGGCGACCACGTCCTGGACCCCGGGGTCTTCATCCGCTCGATGGCGGCCCGCGGGCACCTCGGCGGACTGGCCTGGACCACCCCGCAGGCACTACGCGTCCTGGACGCGGCGGGCTTCGACGTCGTCCTCGTGGAGACGGTCGGCGTCGGTCAGAGCGAGGTCGAGGTCGCCGGCCAGGCCGACACCACGATCGTGCTGCTCGCCCCCGGCATGGGCGATGGCATCCAGGCGGCCAAGGCCGGGATCCTGGAGATCGGCGACGTGTACGTCGTCAACAAGGCCGACCGTGAGGGCGCCGAGAAGGTGCGTCGCGACCTGCGCTCGATGCTCGGCCTCGCCGAACGCCGCGACGGCGCCTGGCAGCCGCCGGTCCTGAAGACCACCGCCTCGACCGGTGACGGTGTCGTGGAAGTCGTCGACGCGATCGAGCAACACGGCGACTGGCTGCGCGAGAGCGGCGAGCTCCAGCGCCGGCGCGTCCGGCGCGCCCGCAACGAGATCGAGACCCTCGCCCTGACCGCGCTCCGGCGCCGGTGGGGGACCGTGGGCGAGGGCGACCGCCTCGACGAACTCGCGAAGGCGGTGGTGGCCGGTGAGACCGACCCCTACGCCGCCGCCGACAGCCTCCTGTGA